One Halichondria panicea chromosome 6, odHalPani1.1, whole genome shotgun sequence genomic window carries:
- the LOC135337953 gene encoding TNF receptor-associated factor 5-like, with amino-acid sequence MASPVNYDFVDEVPEDHHCTICTSILTDPVLTECCGQLFCKGCVKNWLLEKKTCPHCRGANFVFIKNLRMKRAVDSLKVYCPNRSKGCDKVTTLSACNQHLEKCLFVEASCTNECEEKILRKELQDHEDNKCPNRRVRCQYCNIKGMHKEITTKTHLDKCPLFPISCFNNCGHEKVQRWRLAGHQKVCPLEPVKCPLFEAGCREMIPRKDLAAHKASNTEHHLELVMTETVTLKQEVNKLKQKAKTFEQEAEAEREATKLEAKSTKDQLQQISLKFDGLAFCIDSNPQTQAAIKNIKSSLETMTTMLAPGDTRYYLLLVKESEYRARSASFYIKPGYKMYVSIDNADNCVAYLEKGEHDNILKWPMPEMEIKLRTRENQILYRVTICTKCGLTVNRLEGDRTQQDIEPRPSSYTRLGGVLRNFVFLTVREHYYCPYDDV; translated from the coding sequence ATGGCTAGTCCAGTTAATTACGATTTTGTAGACGAAGTACCCGAAGATCATCACTGCACTATTTGCACTAGCATTCTAACGGACCCAGTACTGACCGAATGTTGTGGACAACTTTTTTGCAAAGGCTGTGTAAAAAATTGGCTACTGGAAAAGAAGACATGCCCACATTGTCGAGGGGCCAACTTTGTTTTTATTAAAAATCTACGAATGAAACGAGCCGTCGATAGCTTGAAGGTCTACTGTCCTAATCGCTCCAAGGGATGTGACAAAGTAACTACACTAAgtgcatgcaatcaacatcTTGAAAAATGCTTGTTTGTGGAGGCATCATGCACTAATGAATGTGAAGAAAAAATTTTACGAAAAGAGCTTCAAGATCACGAGGACAACAAGTGCCCAAATCGTCGGGTACGATGTCAGTATTGCAACATAAAGGGGATGCACAAAGAAATAACAACCAAAACCCATTTAGACAAATGTCCACTTTTTCCTATTTCTTGCTTCAACAATTGTGGGCATGAGAAAGTACAACGCTGGAGGTTAGCAGGTCACCAGAAGGTGTGCCCTCTTGAACCAGTAAAGTGTCCTTTATTTGAAGCTGGGTGTAGAGAAATGATTCCAAGAAAAGATCTGGCAGCACATAAAGCATCAAACACAGAGCACCACCTGGAGCTAGTGATGACAGAGACTGTTACACTTAAGCAGGAGGTTAACAAATTAAAGCAGAAAGCGAAAACATTTGAGCAGGAGGCAGAAGCTGAAAGAGAAGCAACGAAACTCGAGGCCAAGTCCACCAAAGATCAACTACAGCAAATCTCACTCAAGTTTGATGGCCTAGCATTTTGCATTGATTCTAACCCTCAAACACAAGCAGCTATCAAGAACATCAAAAGCTCTCTAGAGACAATGACCACAATGCTAGCACCAGGTGACACACGATACTACCTACTGCTAGTCAAAGAGTCAGAGTATAGAGCTCGATCAGCTTCGTTCTATATCAAACCTGGCTATAAAATGTATGTAAGTATCGATAATGCAGATAACTGTGTAGCATACTTGGAGAAAGGTGAACACGATAACATATTAAAGTGGCCTATGCCTGAAATGGAAATCAAACTCCGTACTAGGGAGAATCAAATTCTGTATAGAGTAACAATCTGCACCAAATGTGGCCTCACAGTGAACCGACTAGAGGGGGACAGAACACAGCAAGATATCGAACCACGGCCAAGTAGTTATACTCGACTAGGAGGGGTTCTAAGAAACTTTGTCTTCCTAACCGTGAGAGAGCACTACTACTGTCCCTATGACGATGTCTGA
- the LOC135337952 gene encoding TNF receptor-associated factor 5-like: MASQNEAEFVDELTEDNVCSICTNLLKNPMLTDCCGQHFCEQCLQNWLQTQGQRTCPHCRAQGFNYIKSLPMKRAIDSSKIYCLNRSKGCDKIITLSTCNQHLEKCLFVEVSCTKKCGERMLQKELQDHEDNKCPNRLVLCQYCKTEVMHKEIIANSHLDECEDFPISCPNNCGHEKIQRWILADHQEVCPLELVKCPFFEAGCSETIFRKDLAAHKASNTEHHLELVMTETFTLKQKADKFEQNAVKLEQLSLKFDGLASCVTKQLSTIDSNPQTQAAIDDIKSSLETMTTMLAPGDTRYYLPLVKQSRYNARSASFYIKPGYKMYVDLDSHDNCNVYLEQGEHDHQLKWPMTEMEIQLSITENSIVILYGETICTRCGYTVNRLEDDRTQQPINYPRARCWHTRLGVLRDLVFLTVRNHKCGV, encoded by the coding sequence ATGGCTAGTCAGAATGAAGCAGAGTTCGTGGATGAGCTAACAGAAGACAACGTTTGCAGTATCTGCACTAACTTACTGAAGAACCCAATGCTGACCGATTGTTGTGGACAGCACTTCTGTGAGCAGTGTCTACAAAACTGGCTACAGACACAAGGACAGAGGACGTGCCCTCACTGTCGAGCACAAGGTTTCAACTACATCAAGAGTCTGCCTATGAAACGAGCCATCGACAGTTCGAAGATCTACTGTCTTAATCGCTCCAAGGGATGTGACAAAATCATTACACTGAGTACATGCAATCAACATCTCGAGAAATGCTTGTTTGTGGAGGTATCATGTACTAAGAAATGTGGAGAAAGAATGCTACAAAAAGAGCTTCAAGATCACGAGGACAACAAGTGCCCAAACCGTCTGGTACTATGTCAGTATTGCAAAACAGAGGTGATGCACAAAGAAATAATAGCAAACAGTCATTTAGACGAATGTGAAGATTTTCCAATTTCCTGCCCCAATAATTGTGGGCATGAGAAAATACAGCGCTGGATCTTAGCAGATCACCAAGAGGTGTGCCCTCTTGAACTAGTAAAGTGTCCCTTCTTTGAAGCCGGGTGTAGCGAAACGATTTTCCGAAAAGATTTGGCAGCACATAAAGCATCAAACACAGAGCACCACCTGGAGCTAGTGATGACAGAGACTTTTACGCTTAAACAGAAGGCTGACAAGTTTGAGCAGAATGCTGTAAAGTTAGAGCAACTTTCACTCAAGTTTGATGGCTTAGCATCTTGTGTAACTAAGCAACTAAGCACCATTGATTCTAACCCTCAGACACAAGCAGCTATTGATGACATCAAAAGCTCTCTAGAGACAATGACCACAATGCTAGCACCAGGTGACACACGATACTACCTACCACTAGTTAAACAGTCAAGGTATAACGCTCGGTCAGCTTCGTTCTACATTAAGCCTggctacaaaatgtatgtgGACCTTGATAGTCACGATAATTGTAATGTATACTTGGAGCAAGGCGAACACGATCACCAACTAAAGTGGCCCATGACTGAAATGGAAATTCAACTCAGTATTACGGAGAATAGTATTGTTATCCTATATGGAGAAACAATCTGCACCAGATGTGGCTACACAGTGAACCGACTAGAGGACGACAGAACACAGCAACCTATCAACTATCCACGGGCACGTTGCTGGCATACTAGGCTAGGGGTTCTGAGAGACTTAGTATTCCTAACAGTGAGAAACCACAAGTGTGGTGTGTAA